A region of Syntrophorhabdaceae bacterium DNA encodes the following proteins:
- a CDS encoding DUF202 domain-containing protein has translation MDGNEDIKLLLAEEQTLLSRERTMHSYMQTGLAFTSVGLLIMKFLGGIPYICAAGFLILLGALLILESVRRYVRFRRAVAKLRRKETKLGYDIGMTK, from the coding sequence ATGGACGGAAACGAAGACATAAAACTCCTCCTCGCGGAGGAACAAACCCTTCTCTCGCGAGAGAGAACCATGCATTCCTATATGCAGACAGGCCTTGCATTCACTTCCGTCGGCCTGCTGATCATGAAGTTCCTGGGCGGTATTCCTTATATATGCGCAGCCGGGTTCTTGATCCTCCTCGGGGCTCTCCTGATCCTTGAGTCCGTAAGACGGTATGTGCGTTTCCGGAGAGCCGTGGCGAAGCTCAGGCGAAAAGAAACGAAACTCGGATACGATATCGGGATGACAAAATGA